From Nitrosopumilus sp., the proteins below share one genomic window:
- a CDS encoding cobalt-precorrin-5B (C(1))-methyltransferase: MTNVEEKTKLRTGFTTGSSATAAAKAGLLSIINHKKIQNVEILLPNRNSIQIPINFCEFGTNFARCVVIKDGGDDPDVTHGAEIVVELEITEKSNTIEINGGEGVGIVTKPGLGLEINKPAINPVPKKMIIENLREIGEKMLEKNGIRILISVPKGKELGPKTDNPRLGIKDGISILGTSGIVVPFSTASYAASIRQNLDVAIAMGNDTVVLTTGGRSEDFAKKIVDLPEHCFVQMGDFSGYTIQQCSKKNIKKAFVVGFIGKLAKMAAGVKQTHVKGSKVDMLFLSELAKKANAKDSVIEDIKKANTARHVSEIIQENKIDGFFELICNETHKHMRKHSEEKVSIDVILFDFEGNVLARKSEE; the protein is encoded by the coding sequence ATGACAAATGTGGAAGAAAAGACAAAGTTAAGAACAGGTTTCACAACTGGAAGTTCAGCTACTGCTGCTGCCAAAGCAGGATTATTATCAATAATAAATCATAAAAAAATTCAAAATGTAGAAATTTTGTTACCAAATAGAAATTCAATACAAATTCCAATTAACTTTTGTGAGTTTGGAACAAACTTTGCAAGATGTGTAGTGATTAAAGATGGAGGTGATGATCCTGACGTTACACATGGTGCTGAGATCGTTGTTGAATTAGAAATTACTGAAAAAAGTAACACAATTGAAATTAATGGTGGTGAAGGTGTTGGGATTGTTACAAAACCTGGTTTGGGTTTGGAGATAAACAAGCCAGCAATTAATCCAGTTCCTAAAAAAATGATTATTGAGAATTTAAGAGAAATTGGAGAAAAAATGCTTGAAAAAAATGGAATTAGAATTCTAATTTCTGTTCCAAAAGGAAAAGAATTAGGACCAAAAACCGATAATCCAAGATTAGGAATTAAGGACGGGATTTCAATTTTAGGAACAAGTGGAATTGTAGTACCATTTTCTACTGCATCTTATGCTGCATCAATTAGACAGAATTTGGATGTAGCAATTGCTATGGGTAATGACACAGTTGTGTTAACAACAGGAGGAAGAAGTGAAGATTTTGCAAAGAAAATTGTAGATTTACCAGAGCATTGTTTCGTTCAGATGGGAGATTTTTCTGGATATACTATTCAACAGTGTAGTAAAAAAAATATCAAAAAGGCATTTGTTGTTGGATTCATAGGAAAGCTTGCAAAGATGGCTGCAGGTGTAAAACAAACTCATGTTAAGGGATCTAAAGTAGATATGTTATTTTTATCAGAACTTGCAAAAAAAGCTAATGCCAAAGATAGTGTAATTGAAGATATCAAAAAGGCAAATACTGCAAGACATGTATCTGAAATAATTCAAGAAAATAAGATAGATGGTTTTTTTGAATTAATATGTAATGAAACTCATAAACATATGAGAAAACATTCTGAAGAAAAAGTATCAATTGATGTAATATTGTTTGATTTTGAAGGAAATGTTTTGGCTAGAAAATCTGAAGAGTAA
- a CDS encoding NAD-dependent epimerase/dehydratase family protein, with protein MVKLNQVVITGATGFIGKNLRKYLSKNNVKLISISRRDFKPLKNEIKIISKNFDEKNIISKIQNSDALIHLIGIGKQSVEIDYNSINVELTKKIVNLCENAKIKKIVYLSGLGVSSNTSLGYFISKYKAERSIINSGLNFTIFRPSYIIGKDDYLTKLLKKQIKNNQLQIPGPGNYLIQPIYIDDVVKVIFESIMRIEFQNKILDLVGPETVTFEQYVKLFSKKTKTSIQKINLEDSYYNAINKIKSDYGVDDLNILIGNFKGNHQKLTKISQIKFQSVLELLESGRLF; from the coding sequence ATGGTTAAATTAAATCAAGTTGTCATTACTGGTGCAACTGGATTTATTGGAAAGAATCTAAGAAAATATTTGTCTAAAAACAATGTTAAATTGATTTCAATTTCGAGAAGGGATTTCAAACCATTAAAAAATGAAATAAAAATTATCTCAAAAAACTTTGATGAAAAAAACATAATTTCAAAAATTCAAAACTCAGATGCACTAATTCATTTAATAGGTATTGGAAAACAATCTGTAGAAATTGATTATAATTCTATTAATGTTGAACTAACAAAAAAAATTGTAAACTTGTGTGAAAATGCAAAAATTAAAAAAATTGTTTATCTAAGTGGTCTTGGTGTTTCCTCAAACACTTCTTTAGGTTATTTCATTTCTAAGTATAAAGCAGAGCGATCAATTATTAATTCAGGATTGAATTTCACAATTTTTCGCCCATCCTACATCATTGGAAAAGATGATTATCTTACAAAACTATTAAAAAAACAAATTAAAAATAATCAACTACAAATTCCAGGCCCAGGAAACTATTTGATTCAACCAATTTACATTGATGATGTAGTTAAAGTCATTTTTGAATCAATTATGAGAATAGAATTTCAAAATAAAATCCTAGATCTAGTTGGTCCTGAAACTGTTACTTTTGAACAATATGTAAAATTATTCTCTAAAAAAACAAAGACTTCCATACAAAAAATAAATTTAGAAGATTCATACTATAATGCTATTAATAAAATTAAATCTGATTATGGAGTAGATGATCTAAATATTCTGATAGGGAATTTTAAAGGAAATCACCAAAAACTAACAAAAATCTCTCAAATTAAATTTCAATCTGTACTGGAATTATTAGAGTCCGGCAGACTGTTTTAG
- a CDS encoding cobalamin biosynthesis protein, with protein sequence MEKTSVLAITKNGVNIGLNLKELFPNWRIYAPEKFSDKNNNIIWYSEPTSDKIIELFKNNNALICLFSLGAVIRLIAPHLKDKKTDPAVIVIDDKINFVISVLSGHIGGANELTQEIATKLDAIPVITTAADVNKTIAVDLVGRDFGWKIDDDSTVTRISAQMVNEEPIGVFQQAGNKNWYKNLPKNVTIYDDFEQLKKSNSKAYLIISDELIDDVLSKESVIYRPPSLVIGVGLHWDTTKEEIMNGIKLCLKKFRLSEKSISKLVSIKKPQDVQGLIDIGKELKVPVEYVNREDLAEITAPNPSETVKAFEGTASVSEAAAIKVSGGELVVEKQKFPPNLTIAIARIVN encoded by the coding sequence ATGGAAAAAACTTCAGTTTTAGCAATTACTAAAAATGGGGTAAATATTGGATTAAATTTGAAAGAATTATTTCCAAATTGGAGAATTTATGCTCCAGAAAAATTTTCAGATAAAAATAATAATATTATTTGGTATTCTGAGCCTACATCAGATAAAATTATAGAACTTTTCAAAAATAATAATGCATTAATCTGTCTTTTTTCATTGGGCGCAGTAATTAGATTGATTGCCCCACATCTCAAAGATAAAAAAACAGATCCTGCAGTAATTGTAATTGATGATAAAATAAATTTTGTGATTAGTGTTTTATCTGGACATATAGGAGGTGCAAATGAGCTAACACAAGAAATTGCAACAAAATTAGATGCAATACCAGTAATCACTACAGCGGCAGATGTTAACAAAACAATAGCAGTTGATCTTGTTGGAAGAGATTTTGGGTGGAAAATTGATGATGATTCTACAGTAACTAGAATTAGTGCACAAATGGTAAATGAAGAGCCTATTGGTGTATTTCAACAAGCTGGGAATAAAAATTGGTACAAAAATTTACCAAAAAATGTAACAATTTATGATGATTTTGAACAATTAAAAAAATCAAATTCTAAAGCATATCTAATAATTTCTGATGAATTAATTGATGATGTATTATCAAAAGAATCTGTCATCTATCGTCCCCCAAGTTTAGTAATTGGTGTTGGACTTCACTGGGATACTACAAAAGAAGAAATCATGAATGGGATCAAGTTATGTCTTAAGAAGTTTAGATTAAGTGAAAAATCAATTTCAAAGCTTGTATCTATAAAAAAACCACAAGATGTGCAAGGGTTAATAGACATTGGAAAAGAACTAAAAGTTCCCGTGGAATATGTCAACAGAGAGGATCTTGCAGAAATTACTGCCCCAAATCCTTCAGAAACTGTAAAAGCCTTTGAAGGAACTGCAAGTGTTTCAGAAGCTGCAGCAATCAAAGTTTCTGGTGGAGAACTTGTTGTAGAAAAGCAGAAATTTCCACCAAATTTGACAATAGCTATAGCGAGGATTGTAAATTGA
- a CDS encoding YbhB/YbcL family Raf kinase inhibitor-like protein translates to MVSLTLESDAFQNGEVIPKKFGYKHGNHNPPLKIKGVPDNTLSLALIMDDPDAMGAVGKVWVHWVLWNIEPNSLEIQENSTPKNSIEGKTDFGEIGYGGPAPPDKEHTYIFKLYALDTKLDLKEGSTKKELENSMKNHIIAETKLEGRYSPP, encoded by the coding sequence ATGGTGTCATTAACTCTAGAAAGTGATGCATTCCAAAATGGAGAAGTAATTCCAAAGAAGTTTGGTTATAAACATGGTAATCATAATCCTCCACTAAAAATCAAAGGAGTTCCAGATAATACGTTATCACTGGCATTAATTATGGATGATCCTGATGCTATGGGGGCTGTTGGAAAGGTTTGGGTTCATTGGGTATTATGGAATATTGAACCTAACTCCCTAGAAATTCAAGAAAATTCTACTCCAAAAAATAGTATTGAAGGTAAAACTGATTTTGGAGAAATTGGATATGGTGGTCCTGCTCCGCCAGATAAAGAACATACTTACATCTTCAAACTATATGCATTAGATACAAAATTAGATCTAAAAGAAGGTTCTACCAAAAAAGAATTAGAAAATTCAATGAAAAATCATATTATTGCTGAAACTAAACTTGAAGGACGGTATTCACCACCCTAA
- the cobO gene encoding cob(I)yrinic acid a,c-diamide adenosyltransferase, translating to MEKDGLVIVYTGKGKGKTTAALGLALRATGYQKKICMIQFIKGSWHYGEMDSSKRLEPEFEMVAIGKGFVGIIDDRSTKEEHEKIANEAIKISSEKIQSKNYDIIILDEVNYAVNLGLVSLNDVLNLIKSKPKELDLVLTGNYAKEEVIEMADLVTEMKEIKHPFQKGIKAKRGIDF from the coding sequence ATGGAAAAAGATGGGTTAGTTATTGTTTATACTGGTAAAGGGAAAGGAAAAACAACTGCTGCTTTAGGATTAGCTTTGAGAGCTACTGGTTATCAAAAAAAAATTTGCATGATTCAATTCATTAAAGGATCATGGCATTATGGAGAAATGGATTCATCAAAGAGGCTAGAACCAGAATTTGAAATGGTAGCTATAGGAAAAGGATTTGTTGGAATTATTGATGACAGGAGTACAAAGGAAGAACATGAAAAAATTGCAAATGAAGCAATAAAGATCAGTAGTGAAAAAATCCAGTCAAAAAATTACGATATAATAATTTTAGATGAGGTTAATTATGCAGTAAATTTAGGATTGGTATCACTCAATGATGTTTTAAATTTAATAAAATCCAAACCGAAAGAATTGGATTTAGTACTTACTGGAAACTATGCTAAAGAAGAGGTTATTGAAATGGCTGATCTAGTTACAGAAATGAAGGAGATAAAACACCCGTTTCAAAAAGGAATTAAAGCCAAAAGAGGAATTGATTTTTAG
- a CDS encoding twitching motility protein PilT encodes MVEVICDTNFLIHIANKRIKNIDNLGTEIGQITFVVPQVVKNELLKLLKNPEKKNSISITLDFIKKFKIIPINGSFADKKLLNYASKNNVIIATMDKELKKNVKKLGSSIISLSNDKIVLES; translated from the coding sequence TTGGTTGAAGTTATCTGTGATACAAATTTTCTAATTCATATTGCTAATAAAAGAATAAAAAATATAGATAATTTAGGTACAGAAATTGGCCAAATTACTTTTGTAGTTCCTCAAGTAGTAAAAAATGAATTATTAAAATTATTAAAAAATCCAGAAAAGAAAAATAGCATATCGATAACTTTAGATTTCATAAAAAAATTCAAAATAATCCCTATTAATGGATCATTTGCCGATAAAAAATTACTTAATTATGCTTCAAAGAATAATGTAATTATTGCAACAATGGACAAGGAACTTAAAAAAAATGTTAAAAAACTTGGCAGCTCTATCATTTCACTTTCAAATGATAAAATAGTTTTGGAATCTTAG
- a CDS encoding sirohydrochlorin chelatase, whose translation MKRGLLLIDRGSREREASEELEIICKGIMAKGNYEVVDFCFLEVEPPYIEDGVSKCLKEDIDSLTIVPYFLYPGKKVKNAVTDVMKFQKDTKVKFLVTKPMSMHKTLIDIVENRISTTLKENQITIPKKEVDVMIIGHGSKDPNAQISLNYIVNDLKNSYRNVSRCWLEIEQPDIFEGIKKCEKDEPKVLVIVFYFLHEGAHVKTDINNDLIPALDKSNIKKSYITKHIGTDQKIIDLIIERAKEVEDAN comes from the coding sequence TTGAAGCGGGGATTATTATTAATCGATAGAGGGAGCAGGGAAAGAGAGGCATCAGAAGAATTAGAAATAATTTGTAAAGGAATTATGGCTAAAGGCAACTATGAAGTTGTAGATTTCTGTTTCTTAGAGGTAGAACCGCCATATATTGAAGACGGGGTATCAAAATGTCTTAAAGAGGATATTGATTCTTTAACTATAGTTCCATATTTTTTGTATCCCGGTAAAAAAGTTAAAAATGCAGTAACAGATGTAATGAAATTTCAAAAAGATACCAAGGTAAAATTTTTAGTGACAAAACCAATGAGCATGCATAAAACATTAATTGATATTGTAGAAAATAGAATATCTACAACTCTAAAAGAGAATCAAATAACCATTCCAAAGAAAGAAGTGGATGTAATGATTATTGGTCACGGTAGCAAAGATCCTAATGCTCAGATATCACTTAATTATATTGTAAATGATTTAAAAAATTCTTATAGAAATGTCAGCAGATGTTGGTTAGAAATTGAACAGCCTGATATTTTTGAAGGAATAAAAAAATGTGAAAAAGATGAACCCAAAGTTCTAGTGATTGTTTTTTATTTTCTTCATGAAGGAGCACATGTCAAAACTGATATCAATAATGATTTAATTCCAGCATTAGATAAGTCTAATATAAAAAAATCATACATAACAAAACACATAGGAACAGATCAAAAAATTATTGATTTAATTATTGAGAGAGCAAAAGAGGTAGAAGATGCAAACTGA
- a CDS encoding cobyrinate a,c-diamide synthase, translating into MQIPRIVIAGATSGVGKTSITCSIIYALQKQGFSIQPFKVGPDYIDPSYLSSISNREVYNLDAWLMGRTNLLKSFISNSKSNISIIEGVMGYYDGFSGHSNFASTHHVASITKSPVILVLDASKTARSIAATLLGFLKFHNNSRIVGVILNKIGSKKHEFLCKNALEKIKIPIIGTIPKNPLLNLESRHLGLISTLDKKTLKNQIEKISKIISKTLDIQQIISIATNSIILPKISKPEHKKEKITIAVALDTSFNFYYQDNLESLRREGATIKFFSPIKDKKIPKCDGIYIGGGFPEVLGSSLAKNQSMKKIIKNLAEDNIPIYAECGGLMYLTKSIEIDNKKYQMIGLFDAKTRMTKKMTLNYTKGKIIKKTPISYKPHSIQGHEFHYSKLEDVSNDSKFVYDLEIGDGIKNHKDGMMQNNTLASYGHLYFDSSNYAKIFVNNCIKYSRT; encoded by the coding sequence TTGCAAATTCCTAGAATAGTAATAGCTGGAGCAACAAGTGGAGTAGGAAAAACTTCTATTACCTGCTCTATCATTTATGCTCTTCAAAAACAAGGATTTTCAATTCAACCTTTCAAAGTAGGTCCTGACTATATTGATCCTAGTTATCTTTCAAGTATTTCAAACCGTGAAGTATACAATCTAGATGCTTGGTTGATGGGAAGGACTAATCTTTTGAAAAGTTTTATCTCAAATTCTAAAAGCAATATATCAATTATTGAAGGAGTTATGGGTTATTATGATGGATTCTCTGGTCACTCAAACTTTGCTAGTACACATCATGTTGCTTCAATAACAAAATCTCCTGTTATCTTAGTTTTAGATGCAAGTAAAACAGCCCGCTCAATTGCAGCAACACTATTGGGATTTCTAAAATTTCATAATAATTCTCGAATTGTAGGTGTAATTCTTAATAAAATAGGAAGCAAAAAGCATGAATTTTTATGTAAAAATGCATTAGAAAAAATTAAAATTCCAATTATTGGGACAATTCCAAAAAATCCTCTTTTGAATTTAGAATCAAGACATCTAGGATTAATTTCTACATTGGATAAAAAAACTCTGAAAAACCAAATTGAAAAAATCTCAAAAATTATATCAAAAACTTTGGATATTCAACAAATAATTTCAATAGCAACTAATTCAATTATTCTTCCAAAAATATCTAAACCTGAACATAAAAAAGAAAAAATTACTATTGCTGTAGCACTAGATACTTCATTTAATTTCTACTATCAAGATAATTTAGAATCATTAAGAAGAGAAGGTGCAACTATAAAATTTTTCAGCCCAATTAAAGACAAAAAAATCCCAAAATGTGATGGAATTTACATAGGTGGGGGATTTCCTGAAGTATTAGGTTCATCACTTGCAAAAAATCAGTCAATGAAAAAAATAATAAAAAATTTAGCTGAAGATAATATCCCTATCTATGCTGAATGCGGTGGATTAATGTATCTCACAAAATCTATAGAAATTGATAATAAAAAATACCAAATGATTGGTTTGTTTGATGCAAAAACAAGAATGACTAAAAAAATGACACTAAATTACACAAAGGGTAAGATAATTAAAAAAACTCCCATTTCATATAAACCACATTCCATTCAAGGACATGAATTTCACTATTCTAAATTAGAAGATGTTTCTAATGATTCAAAATTTGTATATGATTTAGAAATTGGTGATGGGATCAAAAATCATAAAGATGGAATGATGCAAAATAACACTCTTGCATCATATGGCCATCTCTATTTTGATAGTTCTAACTATGCAAAAATTTTTGTAAATAATTGTATAAAATACTCAAGAACCTAA
- a CDS encoding RNA-protein complex protein Nop10 — protein MRFQLRKCLNCNHYTLKEKCVKCNQDTISAHPAKFSPDDKYMRYRLADRYT, from the coding sequence ATGAGATTTCAATTAAGAAAATGTTTGAATTGTAATCATTATACATTAAAAGAAAAATGTGTAAAGTGTAACCAAGATACAATTTCTGCACATCCAGCAAAATTTTCACCTGATGACAAATATATGAGATACAGATTAGCAGACAGATATACTTAG
- the metK gene encoding methionine adenosyltransferase, whose protein sequence is MTNNFLFTSESVTEGHPDKVCDNISDAFLDEYLRQDPNSRVAIETMVTTDYVVISGEVTSKANFDKKEQEELARKTIREIGYDNKDLMFDADTCQINLKLHSQSPDISQGVTATEEKEQGAGDQGLMFGYATNETEELMPMPILLAHKLIQRLSQVRREKILPWVRPDGKSQVSVRYENNKPTKIETVVVSTQHAPEISQEEISRKIIDKVIKPVLGNLWNDQIKIHINPTGKFVIGGPHGDAGLTGRKIIVDTYGGFGRHGGGAFSGKDPSKVDRSACYMCRYIAKNLVAAGLAERCEVQVAYAIGVAEPVSLYVNTFGTNKIPENQIEELVRKNFDMKPSGIISQLDLKRPIYKKTASYGHFGRNEPEFTWEKTDKAEILKQSAGL, encoded by the coding sequence ATGACAAATAATTTCCTATTCACATCTGAATCAGTAACAGAAGGTCATCCAGACAAAGTTTGTGATAATATTTCTGATGCATTTTTAGATGAATATCTTAGACAAGATCCCAATTCCAGAGTTGCTATTGAAACAATGGTTACTACGGATTATGTAGTTATATCCGGAGAAGTTACATCAAAGGCTAATTTTGATAAAAAAGAACAAGAGGAATTAGCTCGAAAAACAATAAGAGAAATAGGATATGATAACAAAGACTTGATGTTTGATGCGGATACATGTCAAATTAATTTAAAGCTGCACTCACAAAGTCCGGATATTAGCCAAGGAGTTACAGCAACAGAAGAAAAAGAGCAAGGAGCTGGTGATCAAGGATTAATGTTTGGTTATGCTACTAATGAAACAGAAGAGTTGATGCCTATGCCAATACTTTTAGCTCATAAACTTATTCAAAGATTATCACAAGTCCGAAGAGAGAAGATTTTACCTTGGGTTAGACCTGATGGTAAATCACAAGTATCAGTAAGATACGAAAATAATAAACCAACAAAAATTGAAACAGTTGTGGTCTCAACACAACATGCACCAGAAATATCTCAAGAGGAAATTTCAAGAAAAATAATTGATAAAGTAATCAAACCAGTATTAGGAAATCTTTGGAATGATCAAATTAAAATCCACATAAATCCAACTGGAAAATTTGTAATTGGTGGTCCTCATGGGGATGCTGGTTTAACTGGTAGAAAAATAATTGTTGATACATATGGTGGATTTGGAAGACATGGTGGAGGGGCTTTCTCTGGAAAAGATCCTTCCAAAGTTGACAGATCTGCATGTTACATGTGTAGATATATTGCCAAAAATCTTGTTGCCGCTGGACTAGCAGAGAGATGTGAAGTTCAAGTTGCATATGCAATAGGAGTAGCTGAACCAGTTTCTCTTTATGTAAATACATTTGGAACAAATAAAATTCCAGAAAATCAGATTGAGGAATTGGTAAGGAAAAATTTCGATATGAAACCATCTGGAATTATTTCTCAGTTAGATCTTAAAAGACCAATTTACAAAAAAACTGCTTCATATGGACATTTTGGAAGAAATGAACCTGAATTTACATGGGAGAAAACAGACAAAGCTGAAATACTAAAACAGTCTGCCGGACTCTAA
- a CDS encoding translation initiation factor IF-2 subunit alpha has protein sequence MSTEIQEMPEQGEIVLATITKVMDHGAYVTLDEYDDIQGFLHISEIAPGWIRSVNRFIRDGEKKVLLVKKVNSQRGDIDLSLKQVSNDQKKQKLKEVKKFEKGKTILQNVKEKAKLSDTEIEKLEDSIYSKFDSVYDAFIEIARNGIESVKDLKLAKKTATVIEEICSKIKLPSVEIRGIMEITNQGSDGVEIIKKTLLDAIKKDSTIDITYLGAPKYRLSITSENFKAAEKALKPIIAEIQTNIEKKKGSFKFTREESKKTREN, from the coding sequence ATGTCTACAGAAATTCAAGAAATGCCTGAACAGGGAGAAATTGTACTTGCTACAATTACCAAAGTGATGGATCATGGGGCATATGTTACATTAGATGAGTATGATGATATTCAGGGATTTTTACATATTTCAGAGATTGCACCAGGGTGGATAAGATCAGTTAATAGATTTATTCGTGATGGTGAGAAAAAAGTTCTCCTTGTAAAGAAGGTAAATTCACAGCGTGGAGATATTGACTTGTCACTTAAACAAGTATCAAATGATCAGAAAAAACAAAAACTAAAAGAAGTTAAAAAATTTGAAAAAGGTAAGACAATTTTGCAAAATGTAAAAGAAAAGGCAAAATTATCTGATACTGAAATTGAAAAATTAGAAGACAGTATTTATTCTAAATTTGATTCAGTATATGATGCATTTATTGAAATAGCAAGAAATGGAATTGAATCAGTAAAAGATCTAAAACTCGCAAAAAAAACTGCAACAGTTATTGAAGAGATTTGCTCAAAGATTAAGCTGCCATCAGTAGAAATAAGAGGAATAATGGAAATTACAAATCAAGGATCAGATGGTGTAGAAATAATTAAAAAAACTTTATTGGATGCAATAAAAAAAGATTCTACTATTGATATAACTTATCTTGGTGCACCAAAATATCGATTATCAATTACATCTGAAAATTTCAAAGCTGCAGAAAAAGCTCTCAAACCAATAATTGCTGAAATACAAACTAATATAGAAAAAAAGAAAGGATCATTCAAATTTACTAGGGAAGAATCTAAGAAAACCAGAGAGAACTAA
- a CDS encoding U6 snRNA-associated Sm-like protein LSm6, whose amino-acid sequence MSQSNSAKRPLTTLQKSTKKKVTVRLKNEVEYKGKMDNVDSYMNLIMTDAEELHDGKTIANYGRVIVRGNNVLFIKLENEL is encoded by the coding sequence GTGTCTCAATCAAACAGTGCAAAAAGACCTTTAACTACTCTTCAAAAAAGTACCAAAAAGAAAGTTACCGTGAGACTAAAAAATGAGGTAGAGTACAAAGGGAAGATGGATAATGTTGATTCTTACATGAATTTGATTATGACTGATGCTGAAGAGCTTCATGACGGTAAAACAATTGCAAATTATGGCAGAGTTATTGTTAGAGGAAATAACGTGTTGTTCATTAAATTAGAAAATGAACTCTAG
- a CDS encoding precorrin-8X methylmutase, whose protein sequence is MQTEKGQSIEDASMQMIEEEIGEHSYNEMEWPIVRRIIHSTADFDFADKNRVIFQKNAIQSGINALRNGCSIVVDVNGVIGGLNKQNPKDFGNNIICNISDPKMMELAKKEGKTRSQVSMRAAKSDINGGVVAIGNAPTALLEVIQMVEEGIVKPALIIGIPVGFICAAESKEELSKLEEIPFITNLGRKGGSSAASAIINALFKLIRAELGS, encoded by the coding sequence ATGCAAACTGAAAAAGGCCAATCAATTGAAGATGCAAGTATGCAGATGATTGAGGAAGAAATAGGTGAACACAGTTATAATGAAATGGAATGGCCAATCGTTAGAAGAATAATTCATTCAACAGCTGACTTTGATTTTGCAGATAAGAACAGAGTAATTTTTCAAAAAAATGCAATTCAAAGTGGAATAAATGCATTAAGAAATGGATGCAGTATTGTAGTTGATGTAAATGGAGTGATTGGGGGTTTGAATAAACAAAATCCAAAAGATTTTGGGAATAATATAATCTGCAATATTTCAGATCCAAAAATGATGGAATTGGCAAAAAAGGAGGGAAAAACACGCTCTCAAGTATCAATGAGGGCAGCAAAATCAGATATTAATGGAGGAGTTGTAGCCATTGGAAATGCACCAACTGCACTTTTGGAAGTAATTCAGATGGTAGAGGAAGGAATTGTAAAACCAGCTCTAATTATTGGAATACCAGTTGGATTCATTTGTGCAGCAGAATCAAAGGAAGAATTATCAAAACTAGAAGAAATACCATTTATCACTAATTTAGGTAGAAAAGGTGGAAGTTCAGCTGCCTCTGCAATAATTAATGCACTATTCAAATTAATCAGAGCAGAATTAGGTTCTTGA